A region of the Vibrio rumoiensis genome:
TATCCAGAATCCATACAATTTACTCAACCGAAGTTTTGAAGTTGGGTTATCCGAAATTAGCCATCATGAAGGGGTTGAGTTACTTGCCTATTCACCTTTGGCATTTGGGACCTTAAGCGGTAAATACCTCAATGGAGCTCGCCCAGCAGATGCTCGCTGCACCTTATTCGAACGATTTGTTCGCTACTTTACACCACAAGGTGAAGCCGCAACCCAGGCTTACATTGATATTGCCAATAAACATGATATTGACCCAGTACAAATGGCATTAGCTTTTGTAAACCAACGGCCATTTGTCGCGTCTAACATTATCGGTGCGACAACAATGGAGCAGCTAAAAGCAAATATTGATAGCATCGACACTCAGCTATCTGATGAGTTATTACAGGATCTTTATCAAGTTGGCGTTCAATTTCCAAATCCTTGCCCATAAGATATCGACGCTGAATTCAAAAAATGAAAAAGGGAAATGATCACTCATTTCCCTTTTTAGCTGGTACTCAAAAAGTACCAGCGGTCGATTATGGACTCAGTCGAGCCTGAAATATTCGACGCATAAGAGTAATACGGCGTTGAACTTTATAAGTTGCCGCTTGTGGCTCACCAAGAGGACGGCCTGTTTTATCTAAGCCTATATCTCGTAGTAAGTGCTCGCTATGAAACGGAATCTCATATTGAGCGCGACGTACTTTACGCAGCCAAGCGTTTTCTTCTCGTTTTAAATCCGCTTTAATTAATAATGTAGCAAGTTGAATATAGATAGAATGACGCATAATTTTCTCCAAACAATGAATGGGGAAAATAGCAGCTCAGCAGGGAATAAAGACAATGATCCTAATGGCTGCTTACTTTCCGCAGCCAAAAGGTTACGGAATAATTAGTTAATTCGTTTATCAGATCGCATGCTAAGAGCCATCGATATAACTCGATGAGCGTTACAAAAACACGCGAAATGGGTAACATTCGGTTTAGCACATGCAAAAATGTCAGAGTATAAATGCTTCATCATGTGCCTCCTAAGTAACTAATTAATCCAGTTGAAATATAAAGTGAAATTCAATTCACGATTAAATTTTAACCACCTCAGCCAATTGTTCAAGCTTTTATTGCGCAACAAAATAAAAACAATTTATTAACCTATTTATATATCAAAAACCAGTCAAACATCGCTCAAAAAACCACCAGCAAGACTATCATTCGATATTATTGATTACAGTGACA
Encoded here:
- a CDS encoding DUF1127 domain-containing protein: MRHSIYIQLATLLIKADLKREENAWLRKVRRAQYEIPFHSEHLLRDIGLDKTGRPLGEPQAATYKVQRRITLMRRIFQARLSP